The following proteins are encoded in a genomic region of Arachis stenosperma cultivar V10309 chromosome 4, arast.V10309.gnm1.PFL2, whole genome shotgun sequence:
- the LOC130974879 gene encoding uncharacterized protein LOC130974879: MHGIDPAFMSYQLAIDPAFKLVAQRCRKMSPDRAAEVKSQVQGLLDTGFIRELTYSTWLSNMVMVKKSNEKWRMCVDYIDLNIACLKDCFLLPNIDNMINSSSGYQVLSFLHAYSGATYQRLIAKVFNQQIGRNMEIYIDDMLIKTNEDSDLIKDLKEVGIEANPEKCQPILDMSSPWNLKEVQRLTAIKAQAMVDFLAETTHPNFDIPVWELHVDGASNVRCGGSRPHLNQRGRRGD, encoded by the exons ATGCACGGAATAGACCCTGCATTCATGTCCTATCAATTGGCCATTGACCCTGCCTTCAAGCTGGTTGCGCAGCGATGTCGTAAGATGTCACCCGACCGAGCAGCCGAGGTCAAAAGCCAAGTCCAAGGACTACTGGATACCGGGTTCATCAGAGAATTAACTTATTCCACTTGGTTGTCGAATATGGTGATGGTGAAAAAGTCTAATGAGAAGTGGCGAATGTGTGTAGATTACATCGATTTAAATATAGCCTGCCTAAAAGACTGCTTCCTTTTACCCAACATAGATAATATGATTAACTCCTCCTCGGGATATCAGGTTCTAAGCTTCTTGCATGCTTATAGTg GGGCAACATACCAAAGGCTAATTGCAAAGGTTTTTAATCAACAGATTGGGAGAAACATGGAAATATACATTGATGATATGCTGATCAAAACTAATGAAGATTCTGACCTAATCAAGGACCTCAAAGAAGT AGGCATAGAGGCCAATCCTGAGAAGTGTCAGCCAATCTTGGACATGTCAAGTCCTTGGAACCTCAAAGAGGTCCAAAGGCTGACAG CCATTAAGGCTCAAGCGATGGTTGACTTTCTAGCTGAGACGACACACCCTAATTTCGACATACCGGTATGGGAACTTCACGTAGATGGAGCTTCCAATGTTCGGTGTGGGGGGAGCAGGCCTCATCTTAACCAAAGGGGAAGACGTGGTGATTGA